The Saccharothrix violaceirubra genome segment GCGGCCAACCCCCGGTAGCGCACGTCGACCGCGTGCCCCACCCGGTGCGCCACCGCGCACTCCACCGTCCGCCGGTCGCCGCGCAGCGAGGCCAGCCACGACCGCCACGGGCGCGGCGCGGGCCGACCGACCAGGTGCGCGATCGTCAGCAGCTCGATCCACAGCACCACGCGTGGTTCCCCGGCCAGCAGGCCGGCGGCGTTGACCTCGCGCGACAGGCACGGCCGGGCGGCGCACAGCGGTCCGCACGCGGCCGTGCGCCGTGACCGCAACGCGACGTCGGGCCCGCGTCCGGTCCGCTCCCGGTCCTCGCCCAGCGGCACGGCCACGCGCACCGGCCGGTCCATGCCGTCGGCGAACACCACCGCACGGCCCGGCGGCAGCGACACCACATGCCGCGACTGGGCTTCGTCCAGGTTCATCGTCGCGCCCACCGCCGCGCGGTCGTCGGCGGCGGGCAGCCGGTGCACGATCTTGAGCGCGGTGTTCTTGACGACGTCCGGCACGATCTTCGCCGGGATCTGCTCGGCGACCACGACGCCTTCGCCGTACGCGCGGATCTCGGCGAGCAGTGCGGTGAACAGCTCCACCGCGTGCGCGCCCGGCGAGCCGGGTTCGGCGCGGCGCAGCAACCGGTGGGCCTCCTCGACCACGGTCACGTGCCGCAGGCCGGAGCCGGTCCCGCGCCGGGTGCGCAGGTGCTGGTGCAGGCGCAGCAGGACGGCGCCGATGAAGAACGCCTTGTCCTGGTCGTCGCCGACGTCCTCCAGCTCCAGCACGACCGGGCGGGCCAGCAGGTCGGCGACGTCGAGCGGGTGGCCGCCGTCGAGGAACCGCCCGCAGGTGCCCAGGCTCAACGCGCTGAGCCGGACGTCCACGAAACCGCGCACGTTGTCGGTGACCTCGCGGCCGTAACCGATGTCCCGCACCACTTCCAGCGCGGCACGGCGCAGATCGGCGAGCGTGGGTCGGCGTGGGGTCACGCCGGGCAGCCGGGACGTGCCGGTCACCGGGTCCCAGCCGAGGTCGGTGTGCGCCCGGAACAGCGCGTGGCTCAGGACCTGGGGGAACGGCTCGTGCGCGTCGAACGCGGCGAGGAACAGCGCGCGCACCTGGTCGAGGTGGGTCTGGAGCGGGAAGCCCGGCTCGGGTTCGAGCGGGTTGAGGCCGACCGGCACGGCGTCGGGATCGCCGGGGCGGATGACGGTGACCGCGCCGATGCGACCGGCCATGGCCGCGTACTCGGCCTTGGCCGGTTCGACCACCAGCCACGGGATGCCCGCGTGGTGCAGGCGTTCCAGGAGGTGGCGGATGGTCTGGGACTTGCCCGCGCCGGTCGCGCCGGCCACGAACGCGTGGCGGTTGAGCGTGGCCGTGGGGAAGGAGAACGTGCCGACCGGGCGGTCGGTGTCGTCGAGGACGTCGCCGAGGACCAGGTCGCCGGAGGTCTCCGGGGTGAGGTCGAAGTCCGCGTGGTCGACCAGGCGGACGCCGGGCAGTTCACGACGCGGGGGCCTGATCAGCCCGGCCACCAGGGCACCGCTCACCGGTGGACCGCCCACACCGGCACCACTCACGACCGGTTCGCCCGCGACCGGGCCGGGCGCGGCGGAGTCGGTCATGAGGGGTCCTGCCGCAGCGGAATCGCCGACCGCGGGGCCGGTCTCGACAGGTCGGGTCACGGCAGGGCCGGTCTCGACGGGTCGGGTCACGGCAGGGCCGGTCGCGATGGGGCCGGTCGCGGTGGGGCCGGTCCGATCGTGGCCGGCCAGGAACGGACCACTCGGTGCGAGGCCGGGTGCGGTCGTGGTGGGCCCGGTCGGCGGGGCCGATCCGTCGGGGATCAGGCGGTAGGGCAGGTCCGCCGACGCGCACAGCGCCGCGGCGGTGCGGCGGGCGTCGAGCGGCGTCGGTCCGGCCACGAACACCTCCACCGCCCAAGCGCCCGTGACCTGGGCGATGGTCAGTTCCTGATAGCGGTGTTCGGCGTGGCGCAGAGCCGTGCGGCTCGATTCCAGGCGGACGTCGCGACGCAGCGGGGGGATGCGCATGTCCAGGTCGGCGAGTTCGTCGGCCACCGCCGCGGCGGTCAGCGGCCGGGCGACGGTGAGCCAGGAGAACGGATCGCCGGAGTGCGCCACGTGCTCGTCGAACCCGCCCACCGGATCGACCGGGACGTCGGTGCGGACGGTGCACCGCACCCATGTCGTGAACGGCATGGCGGGCGGGTCCGCGGGTGCCGCGGTGGCTCCCGGCGGGTACAGCAGGCGGTCGTCGGGTCGAGCGGCCGGGAACGCCGGACGGCCGCCGAAGTACACGTGCACGCGCGGGTCGCCGGGCAGCCGCTGCCAGAGGCCCAGCAGCACTCCCCCGGCGGCGAGCAGCTCGGGGTGCGCGGCCGTGAGGGCGGTGACCAGGGCCTGGTCGGCGTACCGGGGTGTCGAGCGCAGGGCGACCAGGCGCATGCCGTCGAACAGGCTCATCGCGATTTCCCGGCACTGCGGGATCCGGTCCCCGGCATCCGGGCCGGCGGCCGGGAGGCACGCGTGATCGGCGGTGGACAGGCCACGCGACCGGACCGCTCGAAGGCCGCCCGGTTCATCGCGGTTCCCGGGCGACGTCGGGCAGCAGCGCGATACCCGGGTTGCAGTCCCCCAGCACCACGCGCCGGCCGGCCGGACCGACCTCGACCAGCACGAACGCCGTCGGCGGCAGTGCCTGGAGCCGAGTCGGCTCGACGGCGAACTCGTACACCCGCGACGCGGTGCCGCCGACGCCCGTCGAACCGGACCGGGCCATCGACACCGTGTGCTGCCACGTCTCCGTGCGGGCGACCGAGTCGGTGAAGCTGTCGCCGACCTGGCGGGTCAACTGGCTGAGCCGGAACGTGTGCTCACGGCCGATGAACTCGGCCGCCGTCCTGGCCTCCTCGTGGTTGCCCAACCGCATGACGATCGTGGTGCCGTCGCCGGCGCCGAGCAGCTTCCCCAGGTCGCCGCGCAGGTGTTCGAGCACGAGCACGAGCCGGGCACCGACCCTGCGCGACCGCCGGGCCAGGGCCTCGAGTGCGGTGAGTCCCAGGTGGTCGGCACCGATCACGAACAGCGCGTCCCGCCCCGAGCCGCCGCGCACGGCGTGCAGCACGCGGTGGAACAGCACGCGGTCGAGGAAGTCCTTGCGGCGGGCGTGCGCACCGGTCGTGGCCAGCACGGTGAGACCGGGTCCGGGCCAGGTCAGCGGGTCGCCGGTGGTCGCGCCGGCCTCGCCGGAGCCGAGCAGGTCGACCAGGCCGGTCAACGCGCGCAGGGCGTCGGCGGTGCGTTCGGTGGCACCGGCCGCGTCGATGCGGCCGGTGAGGCAGTGGACCTCGGCGCGGGACAGCGACCCGGTACCCGGGTCGTGGTGGCCACGCACCACGCGCAGTCCGGCCGCGAGCCGGGCGAAGGTGATCGGCGCGTCCAGGCAGCGGGTGACCGTGGTCAGCAGGTCGGCGTCGACCAGGTCCGCGTCGGCCGCCGGTCCGCGCAGCGTGGCCACGGCGCCGACCACGACCTCGACCACCTCGTCCGGGGGGAGTCCGGCCAGCAACGCGCCCGCGTGGTCGTGCGACAGCTCGACGCCGGACACCGGATAGCCGGCGGCCCCGGCGAACGCGGCCAGGCCGTCGGCGGTGCGTTGTTCGCTCAGGTCGACGACGAGCACGCCGCTGCCCGCGCGCAACAGCGAGCTGCCGACCGTGGTGACCAGCCCCGCCCAGCCGTCGCCCGTGCCGCCGAACACGTCCACGCGCGCGGCCGTCGTGCGCAGCGGGAACCAGCATTCGGGGACGTCGTGCCGGAGCCGGGCGGACTGCCAGGCGGCGATCTGCCGCCGGTACCGGTCGAGCGCGCGGTCGCGGACGCGGCCGGCCTCGGCGAGCCGGGCGCGGGGCAGGACGACCTCGCGGACGACGATCAAGGCCAGGCCGACGACGAGCACGCTGACCGCGAGCGCCGCACGGGTGGTCGCGGCGGGCACGGGCAGCAGCCAGCCGCCATAGGAAATCGCGCCGACGCCGAGCGACAACAACGGCACGCGTCGGGCGCGTCGCCTTTTCTCCCACCACGCGACCGTGACGTCCACGGGTTCACGCCACCGCGGCGGGTCGTGTTCGTCGTTCTCCGGTGCGGGCACGAATTCCCAGCCCCATCGTTCCGCTCCGGTGAACAGCCGTGCGACCAGTCCGCCGCGCGCGGACGCGCCGTCCACCGACAACGAACCGCCTGCCACCACGCGACCTCCCCCGTGCCTCGCGGAAATCGACGATAGCGACACATTGTCGGGGTGGGCGCGGAAATCACCCGAGCGGTCGCGAGACAAATTCCGGGCCCGTTTTACCGTGCGCAGCGAATATTCCGCGTGACCATTGCCGCGGATGATCGGCGCGGAATACCACTCGATTCCCGGCGGCGGACACGCACCGGTGATCGAATTCGGCCGGTCGGGTGTCACTGGGCCGGCGGCCGGCGGCGGGTTAGGGTTCTCGCCCATGCGCCGCCTGTCGCTCCGCGTAGTCGCCGCCCCGGTGGTCCTGGCCGTGGTGCTCACCGGTTGTGGGACCACGGTCGAGGGTCGTGGGGTCGCTTCGGCACCGGCGGTCACCACGACCGTCCCGCCGACGACCACCACCTCGAGCGTGGCACCCACGACCACGACGACGGCCGTCACCACGACGGTCCCGGCCGCGCCGCCGGACCGGCCCGGCAACCCGGCGGGCACGGCCGCGGTGCCGGCGCAGGCGGCGGCCGTCGACACGAGCCGGCCCACGACCGTGATCGGCGACGGCACCCCGGCCGGGTGCACGTCCGAGGCCGTGGTCGCGGCCGTCGCCAAGGGCGGCGTGATCACGTTCTCCTGCGGCCCGGCGCCGGTGCGGATCGCGTTGACGGCCACGGCCAAGGTCCGCAACGACGCACCCGACGTGGTGCTCGACGGCGGCGGGCGGGTCACGCTCACCGGCAGCGGGCAGCGTCGCGTCCTCTACCTCAACACGTGCGACCAGGCCCAGGTCGTCACGACGTCGCACTGCCAGCAGCAGGACGAACCGTCGTTGACCGTGCAGAACATCGCCATCGCGGACGGCAACTCGTCCGGCGACACCACCGAGGGCGGCGGTGGCGGCGGGCTGTTCGCGCACGGCGGCCGACTGCGGATCGTCAACGCCCGGTTCACCGGCAACCGCTGCGACAAGGTGGGCCCCGACCTGGGCGGCGGCGCGGTGCGCGTGCTCGGCCAGTCGAACCCGGTGTACGTCGTGGGCAGCACGTTCAGCGACGGCTCGTGCTCCAACGGCGGCGCGCTCAGCGGCCTCGGCGTCTCCTTCGTCGTGCTCAACAGCGTGTTGGACGGCAACACCGCCGTGGGCACGGGCGCGAACCCGGCCCGCGACGGCACGCCCGGCGGCGGCAGCGGCGGCGCGATCTACACCGACGGCAACAAGTTCGACGTCCGCATCGCCGGGTCCGTCGTGGAGGGCAACACCGCCAACGAGGGCGGCGGCGCGGTGTTCTTCGTCAGCAACGACCGCAGCGGCACGCTGTCGGTGGAGGGTTCGACGCTGAACCGCAACACCAGCAAGGGTTTCGAGACCGAGGGGTTCCCGGGGATCTTCTTCCTCGGCGCCGCCGAACCGAAAGTCGCGAACTCCACGATCCGGTGACACCGGTACCGACTGCCCGGATGATTCGGCGCCACCCCCTGTCATCGACGCCGACGTCACCGGGCAGCCGGCCAGTCCTGTCTACCGGCGCCGATGTTGTCCGGTTTCGCGAACCGCCGACCGGACAACCAAGTCCGGACAAACCTGACGACGGGTAGCGTCGGCCGCATGTCCCGCCTCGCCGACCACGCCGCCGTGTCCACCGCCCTGTCGTTGTTGGGTGACAACGAGTTGCGTACGCTCGTCGACAACGCGCCCGTGGTGCACGAGGGCATCGGCGGCACGGCGGTGCGGTTGACGGTCGAGGGCCGGGACGTGTTCGTGAAGCGGGTCGCGCTGACCACGTTGGAGCGTCAGGGCCGCAACGTCCGGTCCACGGCCAACCTCTTCGGCCTGCCGCCGTGGTTCCACTACGGCCTGGGTTCCGCCGGGTTCGGCGGGTGGCGGGAGCTGGCCGCGCACGTCATGGCGACCGACTGGGTGATCGCCGGGCGCACGGCGGCGTTCCCGCTGCTGCACCACTGGCGCGCGCTCGACCAGGAGCCGCGCGCGGTGGACCTGGCCGAGGTGGAGCGGACCGTCGCGTTCTGGGACGGGTTGCCGTCCGTGCGGCACCGGGTGGAGGCGTTGGCCGTGGCGACGTCCGCCCTCGTGCTGTTCCTGGAACATTTCCCGTACACGCTCGACGAGTGGGCCGGCCGCCACGGCGTGGGCGGATTCGTGGAGAAGGACCTGCTCGACGGCCTCGATTTCCTGCGCGGCAACGGCTTGTGGCACTTCGACACCCACCTCGGCAACATCCTCACCGACGGGGGACGGCTGTACTTCTGCGATTTCGGGCTGGCCTGCTCGACCCGGTTCGCCCTCGACCCGCACGAACGGGAATTCCTCGACCGCAACGTCGCCCACGACCGCGATTACGCGATCCGGTGCCTGGTGGACCGGGTGTTGCGCACCGCCTGCGGCGACGACCGCGAACGTGCCGACGCGGTCCTGCGCCGGTGCGCGGAGACCGGTGACTCCCCCGACCTGGCCGGCATCCCCGAGGCGGACGCGGACGTCGTGCGTCGCCACGCCCGCACCGCGCTCAGGATGAAGCGCTTCTACCACGACCTGGTGGTGGAGAGCCGGCGCACGCCCTACCCGGACGCGTGATCGGCTGGTGCCCGCGGGTCGCGGTGATCGGCCGGCACCACGATCGAGGCGGGGTCGACGGTGTCGCGTGATCGTGCCGTTCTCCGTGTGCCCGAAGCGGTGGACCGCCGGAGACTCGTCTGGAATGTCCGGTACCGCTAGCGTTCGGCGCAGGCCGCCCGGACGCCACCGGAGAACCGCCCATGCAGCTCGCCCTTGTCCTGGCCGCGACCGCGGCCCTCACCACCTCCCCCGCCGCGCCGGCCACCGTGACCGAGATCCTGCCGCCGGCCGGCTACCGGTCGGTGTCGGCCTACGCCCTCAACGACGCCGGGCAGATCGCCGGTACCGCCTACCCCGAGTCCGGCCCCGGTCGGGCGCACCTGTGGCACGGCGGTGCCGTGACCGCTCTCGGCGTCGGTGCCGCCGTCGCGATCGGCCGCAACGGGCACGTGATCATCTCGGAGTTCACCGGCACGAACGGCCGCGTGACCCAGAAGGTGTTCCTCTACCACGACGGCGTCCGCCGCGACATCAGCCCGCCCGGCGAGGGCTACGCGGGCGCGGGCACCGTCAGCGGCAACGGCACCGTGCCCATGAGCTACTCCGACTCCGCGTACAGCGGCAACGTCAACCGGGTCGGTGTGCGGCGCGGCGGCCGGTTCGCCGAGGTGACCATCCCCGACTTCGGCCCGCAGGTGGGGGTCCGGGCGGTCAACGACGGCGGCGAGTTCGTCGGCAGCACCTACCGCACGTCGGCGTTCCGCTGCGACGCCGAGGACGTGTGCACCCGCCTGCCCGTACCGCCGGGTGTCACCGACCCGACGCCGAACGCGCTCAACGAGTCCGGCGTGGTGGTCGGCTACGGCTTCACCGCGGCCGGCCAGGTGCCGTTGCGCTGGGACCACGCCGGGGTGACCGTGCTGCACGACGGTCCCGGCGCGCCGGCCGGTCGGGAGCAGGCGGTCAACGAGCGCGGCGACGTCGTCGGCTGGCGGCAGGTCGACGGCGTCCGCCGGGCGACGCTGTGGCGCGACGGCGCGGCCGTCGACCTCGGCCGGCCCGGCGAGGAGTACAGCGAGACGATCGCCGTCAACGACCTCGGCCAGGTCGTCGGCCGCAGCCGGGTCGACGGTCGTGAGGTGGCTTGGGTGTGGCACCGCGGCAGGTACACCGTGCTGCCGTCGCTCGGCGGGGCGTGGACCAGTCCGATGGTGATCAACAACACCGGCACCGTGGTCGGCACGGCGGTCGACGCCGAGGGCCGCAACCGCGCGGTCCGCTGGACGATCCGCACCTGGTGATCCTCCGGGCGGCGCACTCCCCGGGACGGCGGGAGACTTCGGGATTGCGCCGCCCGGCCCACACTGTGTGCGTGCGCATGTGGTTATGGTTCGGCCAGGCCGCCCGGACGATCACGGAGAGCAGCGCATGCACCTGGTCCGCACCATTACCCTGGCCACCGCGGTGGCCCTGGCCGTACCCGTGGTGGTCGCCACCGGCGCTTCGGCGTCCGTGCGCATCACCGAACTCCCCTCGCTGCCGGGCTTCACGTCGTCCTCGGTCGTCGGGGTCAACGACGCCGGGCAGATCATCGGCACGAGCTACCCGTCCGGCGGTGTGTCGCACGCCGCGCTGTGGACCGGCGGCCGGGTCGTCGACCTCGGCACCGGCAACGGCAGAGCGATCAGCCGCAACGGCAAGGCCGTGCTGACCGACCTGGTCCGGATCAACGGACCCTACGAACACGCCCTGCGCGTGTGGGACGCCGGTGTCACCACCGACATCTCCCCGTCGAGCGTCGGCTTCATCGCCGCGCCCGCGATCAACGGCGGCGGCTCGATCCCGGTCGCGTACTCGTCCTCGCCGTTCGGCTACCACCTCGAACGCGCCGCCGTGTACCGCGACGGCGCCCTGCGCGGCCTGTCGCTGCCCGCGTCCGGCCCGCACCTGTCGCTGCGCGGCATCAACGACGGCGGCCAGGTCATCGGTTCGTGGCAGGCGATGTTCGGCAACGACCGGTTCGTCTTCCGCTGCGAGAAGGACGGCGTGTGCGCCCGCCTTCCGCACCCGACGGGCGGCACCGGCGAGTCCGCGAGCGCCCTCAACGAGTCCGGTGTCGTCGTCGGCAACGGCCGCAACGCCGACGGTCAGCTCGCGCTGCGCTGGGACGGCAACGGCGTCACCGCGCTGCCCGGCGGCGTCGCCGGGGTGGCGAGCGGCGACCAGGCCGTCAACGAGCGTGGCGACATCGTCGGCTGGGTGCGTGCCGGCGGCACGCAGAAGGCCGCGCTGTGGCGGGACGGCGCACTGGTCGACCTGTCGCGTCCCGGCGACGACCAGAGCACGGCGATCGCGGTGAACGACCGCGGCCAGGTGATCGGCACGCGCTCCGGCGGCGGCCGGACCCGGCCGTTCCTGTGGCAGAACGGCGTGTTCACCGACCTGCCCGACCTGGGCGGCGCGTCGGCGACCCCGATCGCGCTGAACAACACCGGCACGGTGATCGGGTCGGCCCAGGACGCGGGTGGCCGCTACGTGGCGGTGAGCTGGTCCGTCCGCGTGTGGTGACGGTCGCGGCGTGGGGCGGGTCGTCCGCCTCACGCCGTTCCGGCGTCCCGGTTCCCCTTGTCCCGCAACAGGTCCTCACGTGCCCGCGCGACCCGTGAGCGGATCGTGCCGACCGGACAGCCGCAGATCTCGGCCACCTCGGCGTAGGACAGGCCGAGCACCTGGGTCAGCAGCAGGGCCTCGCGGCGTTCCGGGCTCAGGTCCGCGAGCAGTACGGTGACCTCGACGACGTCCTCGAACCCGGCCCGGTCGCGACCGGCCGCGCTGGCCGCGTCGGCCGCCTGGTGGTAGTCGGCGGACCAGGCGATCGCGGGTCGGGCACCGGCCGCGCGCAGGTGGTCGACGACCGTGCGCCGGGCGATCGAGAGCAGCCACGTGCGCGCCGACGAACGTCCCTCGAACGCGGGCAGGCTGCGCAACGCGCGCAGGTAGACCTCCTGGGCGAGGTCGTCGGCACGGCCGGGGTCGGTCAAGTGCGCCACGAGCCGCCACACGTCGCGCTGGGTGGCGCGGACGAACCGCTCCAACGCCCGGCGGTCGCCCGCTCCGGCGGCCAGAGCCCACGCGGTGACCGCGCCGTCATCACCGGGTGAGATCGACACGGATCAAGATTAATCCAGCTCCGGGTGGGAACTTCTACGGCCAGTCGGTCGACAATAGGGACCGTGGAGTGCGAAACCTGCCGCGAAGCACTGTCCGCGAGACTGGACGGCGAGGCCGAGCCGGTGCCGGCCGCCGACGTCGACGCGCACCTGGAGGGGTGCGCGGCCTGCCGGTCCTGGCAGGACGAGGCGATGGCGTTGACCCGGTCGCTGCGCGTGCGCGCGGCTTCGGCGACGCCCGATCTGGCCGCTGTGGTGGTGGCGCGTGGGATCCGTCGGGGTTTCGGGTTCGCGCGGCCGGCGCTGGGAGCGGTCGGGGTGGCGCAGCTCCTGCTGGGAGGTGTGCAGCTGTTCGGCGTGTTCGGGGCGTCGGATGTGCACGGTGCGGGTGTGCACGGTGTGGCTGGAGGGCATCTGTTCAACGAGGCCACGGCGTGGAATCTCGCGCTGGGGCTGGGCATCCTGTGCGCGGCGTGGTGGCCTCGGGTGGCGGGTGGGTTGTTGCCCGTGTTGGGCGGGTTCCTGGCGGTGTTGGCGCCGTTCTCGGTGTACGACCTGTCGTCGGGGCATGCTTCGGCCACCCGGGTGCTGTCGCACGTGATCCTGGTGGTCGGGTTGGTGTTGCTGATCGTCGTGCATCGTGGGCGGCGGGGGCCGGATCGGCGGGGTCTGCCGGTGGAGGACCGGGTTGTGGACGGGGTGGCGGAGGTTCGGGGCGGGGGTGCCGAGCGGTCGACTCGACGGGCCCGGTCGCGGTTGCGGCCGGTCGGTCGTCGGGCGGCTTGAGTTCAGAGCGGTCGCTCACCGCTCGGGCGGAACACCGAAGAAGGGCACACGGGGGGATTCCGCCCCGACTGCCGCCGTCGTGGGTCGAGTCGGATGCCCCCGGTGTCGGCACGGGGACCCTGCGGAATCGCTTGTGTGCCGTGGGTGTCCCCCGACCTCCGCGGCGGTGAGGTCGGGGGACGTCAGGGCAACGTGCGAGCGTCTCGACTGGTTCCCGAAGCCCGGCTTTCGAAATCGCGGGAACCGGACCGGCCTCGGGGACGACCACCTCTGTGTCGGGTGCCATGTGCCCGGCGCCTCATGGGTGAGAGCACACACCGGACCGGTCCCTGGGTCTTGGCCACCGGTCCGGTGTCATCCTTCCGCCTCCTCGGCATTCGGCCGGCATGCGCCTGCGTGGTCGTTGACATGTCCCTCCCGGAAGGTGTGCGCAGACACCACAGGGAGGGAAGGACCCATGGCTTACGCCTTCGAGGCCGAAGGGCTGGTGAAGCGGTTCGGTGACACGACCGCGCTCGCCGGCGTCGACCTCGCCGCCCGGCAGGGCACCGTGCTCGGCGTGCTGGGCCCGAACGGGGCGGGTAAGACGACCGCCGTGCGCATCCTGGCGACGTTGCTGCGTCCCGACGCGGGTCGGGCGAGTGTCGCCGGGTTCGACGTCGTGCGTCAGCCCGGCGAGGTGCGTCGGTCGATCGGGCTGACCGGTCAGTACGCGTCGGTCGACGAGGACCTGACCGGTGTGCAGAACCTGGTGCTCATCGGTCGGTTGCTCGACCTGGGCACGGCCGAGGCCAAGTCCCGGGCGACCGGGTTGTTGCGGCAGTTCGACCTCACCGAGGCCGGTGCTCGGCCGGCCAAGACCTACTCGGGGGGTATGCGGCGGCGGCTCGACCTCGCCGCGAGCCTGGTCGGGCGGCCGGATGTGATCTACCTCGACGAGCCGACCACGGGGCTCGACCCGGCCAAGCGCGACGACATCTGGGCGGTGGTCCGGTCGTTGGTCGCCGACGGCGTGACCGTGCTGCTGACCACGCAGTACCTCGAGGAGGCCGACGCGTTGGCCGACGAGATCTCGGTCATCGACCGGGGGCGGGTGATCGCGCACGACACCCCGGCGGCGCTCAAGCGGGTCGTCGGCGGGCAGACCGTGCTGATCCGCCCCTCGGACCCCGACCGGCTCGCCGACGCGGCGGCGGTCCTGGCCGAGGTCGCGGGCGGACGGCCGGAGTCGCCGAGTCGGGGCGTGGTGACCGCGCCGGTCGACGGCGACCACGTGTTCACCGAGGTCGTGCGCCGGTTGGACGCCGCGCGCATCGGCGTGACCGAACTGTCGCTGCGGCTGCCCAGCCTCGACGAGGTGTTCTTCACGCTCACCGGTCGGCACACCGAGACGGGAACGGAGGACGCGGCATGACCGCCGTCGCGGAACGGGTCACGGCGCCGACCAGGCGTCACACGGCACGGCCGTTCGCCATCGTGCGGCACAGCCTCGCGCTGGCCAAGCGGTCGCTGATCAAGACCATGCGCACGCCCGAGCAGCTGCTGGACGTGACGCTCCAGCCGCTGATCTTCGTGGTGATGTTCGTGTACCTGCTCGGCGGCGCGGTCGCCGGCGACACGCACGCCTACCTCCAGCTGCTGCTGCCCGCGATCATGGTGCAGACGACGGCGTTCGGCGGCATGGCGACCGGCGTGAACCTGAACACCGACATCGAGAAGGGCGTGTTCGACCGGTTCCGGTCGTTGCCCATCGCCCGGTCGGCGCCGCTGATCGGCTCCGTGCTCGGCGACCTCATCCGGTACGTGGTGGCGATCGCGTCGCTGCTGGTGTTCGGCACGCTGCTGGGCTTCCGGGTCGAGACCGGGTTCGTCGCCGCGGTGGCGGCGTGCCTGCTGACGATCCTGTTCGCGTTCAGCCTGAGCTGGGCGTTCGTCATGATCGGCATGCTGATGCGCAACCCCGGCGGTGTGCAGGGCGTCGCGTTCATCGTGCTGTTCCCGCTGACGTTCGGCACGTCGATGATCGCGCCCGCGGCGAGCATGCCGGGCTGGCTGCGCGCCTGGGTCGACGTGAACCCGGTGACGCACGCCATGAACGCCGCCCGCGGCCTGATGGTCGGCGGCCCGGTGGCCACGTCCGTCCTGTGGACGCTGGCGTGGTCGGCGATCTTCCTGGCGGTGTTCGCGCCGTTGGCCGTGGCCGCCTACCGCCGCCGGGCCTGAGGTGCGCGTCGGTGGCGGGCCGGGGGACCCGCCACCGACGCGTCACTCGGGCCGCTCGTCCTGCCGGGTGACCTCGCCCGAGGCGTGGACGGTGATGATCCCCGCCGGGTGCACGGTGGGCCGGCCGTTCGCGGTGACGGTCACGGTGTCGGAGGCGCCGAGGACGACCTCCCCGGGCTCGTCGCCGAGTGCGACGAACTCGAGGTCGCCGCCGGTCTGCACCACCTTGCCGCGGAAGGTCCCGTCCTGGACGACGATGTTCCTGGTCACCGGTTTCTCTGCCATGACCGGACGTTACGTCCGGCAGGTCACCGGAATCCCCACTTCACCGGCGGATTGCTCCGCCCGGACGCCCGGTCCTCGTCCACCAGCTTGACGGCGTCCTCGCGGTCCAGCGCCAGGCCGGCCGCGTAGGCCAGGTCGTACGCGGCGTCGCCGATGTCCGCACGCGACAGGTCGGCCACCGCGATCACGTCCGGGTCCCGCGGATCGGGCGCGCCCCGCAGGCGGGCCGCCACGCCCAGCACGCGGGCCGCGCCCGCCGCGTCGCCCGACAGCAGCCGCAGCCTCGCCACCGCCACGGCCGACCGCGCGAGCACCGGCATGTCCTTGGCCGCCAACGCGTGCGCGACCGCCGTCCGCGCCTGTTCCCCCGCGGTCTCCAGGTCGCCCTTCGCGGCGGCGAGGTGGGCGAAACCCACCGCGACGAGCGCGCTGAACTGCGGCACGTGCGGGGTCCGCGCGGACGCGTCCGCCGCGCGC includes the following:
- a CDS encoding ABC transporter permease, with protein sequence MTAVAERVTAPTRRHTARPFAIVRHSLALAKRSLIKTMRTPEQLLDVTLQPLIFVVMFVYLLGGAVAGDTHAYLQLLLPAIMVQTTAFGGMATGVNLNTDIEKGVFDRFRSLPIARSAPLIGSVLGDLIRYVVAIASLLVFGTLLGFRVETGFVAAVAACLLTILFAFSLSWAFVMIGMLMRNPGGVQGVAFIVLFPLTFGTSMIAPAASMPGWLRAWVDVNPVTHAMNAARGLMVGGPVATSVLWTLAWSAIFLAVFAPLAVAAYRRRA